A window from Bufo bufo chromosome 1, aBufBuf1.1, whole genome shotgun sequence encodes these proteins:
- the MRPL20 gene encoding 39S ribosomal protein L20, mitochondrial, giving the protein MVFLSLSRWVRSRGPDHYWRAQEVLQHARHFRGRKNRCFSLAIRAVRRAFVYSTKARKAKKHIMRKLWVTRIAGALQEHGMKYPHFISNLAKCQVAVNRKIISDLAIFEPKTFKSLAALSKRRREEGLVAALGDGKEPEGIFSRVVHYH; this is encoded by the exons ATGGTTTTCCTGAGCCTGTCTCGGTGGGTCCGGAGCCGGGGTCCTGATCATTACTGGCGGGCTCAGGAGGTGCTGCAACATGCCAGG CATTTCCGTGGAAGAAAGAATCGTTGCTTCAGCTTGGCCATACGAGCTGTTCGCCGAGCCTTTGTGTATTCAACGAAAGCCAGGAAAGCCAAGAAGCACATAATGCGAAAG CTATGGGTAACCCGTATCGCAGGAGCCCTCCAGGAACATGGCATGAAGTACCCACACTTTATTTCCAATCTTGCAAAG TGTCAGGTGGCTGTAAACAGGAAGATCATTTCTGATCTGGCCATCTTCGAACCCAAGACGTTCAAATCATTGGCAGCTCTGTCaaagaggagaagagaagaaGGTTTGGTGGCGGCACTTGGAGATGGGAAGGAACCTGAAGGAATATTTTCTCGGGTGGTGCATTATCACTAG